In one Chitinophaga sancti genomic region, the following are encoded:
- a CDS encoding helix-turn-helix domain-containing protein, with protein MGKEKKEPKKKAVLGHFDHDIFLEELGKRIKFLRKDRGFRSYETFAYDIDISRVGMSRYESGKFDDIRLSTLLKIIDGLEMTPQEFFAEGFTVITKSASE; from the coding sequence ATGGGTAAAGAAAAGAAGGAGCCTAAAAAGAAGGCGGTGCTTGGTCATTTTGATCACGATATTTTCCTCGAAGAATTAGGAAAACGCATAAAATTTTTAAGAAAAGACCGTGGATTCAGGTCTTACGAGACATTTGCTTATGATATTGACATCTCCCGTGTTGGAATGTCAAGGTACGAATCAGGAAAGTTTGATGATATCCGTCTAAGCACCCTCCTGAAGATCATTGATGGGCTTGAAATGACACCGCAGGAATTCTTTGCGGAAGGTTTTACCGTTATCACGAAGTCTGCTTCTGAATAA
- the serS gene encoding serine--tRNA ligase, which produces MLQVPFIRQNKELVLERLALKNFKEIQIVEEVLALDDKRKKLTLEYDETQAQVNSASKEIGKLMAQGQKDTADLRKSEVASLKEKLQPINEELIATEKLLHDTLVQLPNLPAAIVPPGKTPEENLETGKGGTIPTLYEGAVPHWDLVKKYDLIDFELGNKITGSGFPVYKNKGARLQRAMIQYFLDFNISKGYTEYQVPHMVNEASAYGTGQLPDKEGQMYHIGEDGFYMIPTAEVPLTNIYRDEILKDTDLPVRMTGYTPCFRREAGSYGKDVRGLNRLHQFDKVELVQLVHPDKSYEVLDEMVAHVEELIQSLNLPYRILRLCGGDMSFTSALTYDFEVYSTAQQKWLEVSSVSNFESYQTNRAKIRFKDGAGKPQLVHSLNGSSLALPRILACILENNQTAEGIVIPEVLRPYFGSDKIA; this is translated from the coding sequence ATGTTACAAGTTCCGTTCATTCGTCAAAACAAAGAACTGGTACTGGAACGTCTGGCTTTGAAAAACTTCAAAGAAATCCAGATCGTTGAGGAAGTACTGGCACTGGATGACAAGCGCAAAAAGCTGACGCTGGAATATGATGAGACCCAAGCCCAGGTAAACTCCGCTTCAAAAGAAATCGGTAAGCTCATGGCTCAGGGTCAGAAAGATACTGCTGATCTGCGCAAATCGGAAGTAGCATCATTAAAAGAGAAATTACAACCTATCAATGAGGAGCTGATAGCCACTGAAAAGCTGCTGCACGATACATTGGTACAACTCCCTAACCTCCCTGCTGCCATCGTTCCTCCCGGCAAAACCCCGGAAGAGAACCTGGAAACAGGCAAAGGCGGAACTATTCCTACTCTTTATGAAGGAGCTGTTCCTCACTGGGATCTGGTTAAAAAATACGACCTCATCGACTTCGAACTCGGTAATAAGATCACCGGTAGCGGTTTCCCTGTTTACAAAAACAAAGGTGCCCGCTTACAACGTGCTATGATCCAGTACTTCCTGGATTTTAATATCAGCAAGGGCTACACCGAATACCAGGTGCCTCACATGGTAAACGAAGCTTCTGCCTATGGCACTGGTCAGTTACCAGACAAAGAAGGTCAGATGTACCACATCGGCGAAGATGGTTTCTATATGATCCCAACTGCCGAAGTACCACTTACCAACATCTATCGCGATGAGATCCTGAAAGATACAGACCTGCCTGTACGCATGACAGGGTATACGCCTTGTTTCCGTCGTGAAGCCGGCTCCTATGGTAAAGATGTACGTGGCCTGAACCGCCTGCATCAGTTTGACAAAGTAGAACTGGTACAGCTTGTTCACCCTGACAAATCTTACGAAGTGCTGGATGAAATGGTAGCACATGTAGAAGAGCTGATTCAGTCTCTGAACCTGCCTTACCGCATCTTGCGCCTGTGTGGTGGGGATATGAGCTTTACCTCTGCCCTCACATACGATTTCGAAGTATACAGCACTGCACAGCAGAAATGGCTGGAAGTAAGCTCTGTATCTAACTTCGAATCTTATCAGACTAACCGCGCTAAGATCCGATTCAAAGATGGTGCTGGCAAACCTCAGCTGGTGCACTCTCTGAATGGTAGCTCCCTGGCCCTGCCACGTATCCTGGCCTGCATCCTGGAAAACAACCAGACAGCAGAAGGTATTGTGATTCCGGAAGTGCTGAGACCGTATTTCGGCAGCGACAAAATCGCATAA
- a CDS encoding NAD+ synthase, whose translation MKIILAQQNYHIGNFEWNTQQILNGIKEAEAQGADLVVFSELCVSGYPPRDFLEFEDFIQQCYAAIDKIKAHTQNIAVLVGGPCRNPASEGKDLFNAAWFLYEGEVKQIIHKTLLPTYDVFDEYRYFEPSFSWNVIPFKGKKLAVTICEDIWNLGDNPLYRICPMDQLMEQQPDVMINLSASPFDYDHDEDRKEIIRANVRKYKLPMFYCNTVGSQTEIVFDGGSLIFDAQGNIVKEFPYFTEAIDGLELEPLQNAANPVPAKPYHPVTELLFNHNIDRIHQAILLGIKDYFRKMGFKKAILGSSGGIDSAVVLALAVEALGKENVRAILMPSPYSTEHSVDDAVALSKNLDNPYDIIRINDIYETFLQTLQPYFQGLPFNVAEENTQSRIRGNLLMGLSNKFGYILLNTSNKSELSTGYGTLYGDMAGGLSVLGDVYKMQVYALARYINRNGEIIPQNIIDKAPSAELRPNQKDSDSLPDYAVLDKILYQYIERRQGPKEIIAQGFDAALVARTLKMVNNNEYKRNQFCPIIRVSSKAFGVGRRVPIVGKYLS comes from the coding sequence ATGAAAATTATTCTGGCTCAACAAAACTATCACATAGGCAATTTCGAATGGAATACCCAGCAGATACTGAATGGGATCAAGGAAGCGGAAGCGCAGGGCGCAGACCTCGTAGTCTTTTCTGAACTGTGTGTCAGTGGCTACCCTCCCAGAGACTTCCTGGAATTCGAAGACTTCATTCAACAATGCTATGCTGCCATCGACAAAATAAAGGCACATACTCAAAATATAGCCGTACTGGTAGGTGGCCCCTGCCGTAACCCGGCATCCGAAGGCAAAGACCTCTTCAACGCAGCCTGGTTTCTATACGAAGGTGAGGTAAAGCAGATCATTCACAAAACCCTGCTCCCTACCTACGACGTATTCGACGAATACCGCTACTTCGAACCCTCCTTCTCCTGGAACGTCATTCCGTTCAAAGGCAAAAAACTGGCTGTCACCATCTGCGAAGATATCTGGAACCTGGGAGACAACCCGCTTTACCGTATCTGTCCCATGGATCAGCTCATGGAGCAACAACCGGATGTAATGATCAATCTCTCTGCATCTCCTTTTGATTACGATCACGACGAAGACCGCAAAGAGATCATCCGCGCCAATGTACGCAAGTACAAATTGCCTATGTTCTACTGTAACACAGTCGGTTCCCAGACGGAGATTGTATTCGATGGCGGCTCTCTCATCTTCGATGCACAGGGCAATATTGTAAAGGAATTCCCTTACTTCACTGAAGCCATCGATGGTCTGGAGCTGGAGCCTTTGCAAAATGCAGCCAACCCTGTTCCTGCAAAACCCTACCATCCTGTTACAGAATTATTGTTTAACCATAACATAGATCGCATTCACCAGGCTATCTTACTGGGCATCAAGGATTACTTCCGTAAAATGGGCTTCAAAAAAGCCATCCTGGGTTCTTCAGGTGGTATAGATAGCGCAGTAGTTTTGGCCCTGGCCGTAGAAGCACTGGGCAAGGAAAATGTGCGTGCGATCCTGATGCCTTCCCCTTATTCAACAGAACATTCCGTAGATGATGCCGTGGCCTTATCTAAAAACTTAGATAATCCCTACGACATCATTCGCATCAATGATATTTACGAAACCTTCCTGCAAACCCTGCAACCTTATTTCCAGGGCCTGCCATTCAACGTAGCAGAAGAAAACACTCAATCCCGTATCCGGGGAAATCTGCTGATGGGATTGTCCAATAAATTCGGTTACATTCTCCTGAATACCTCCAACAAGAGTGAGTTATCCACAGGATATGGTACCCTGTATGGTGATATGGCCGGTGGCCTCTCTGTATTGGGAGATGTGTACAAAATGCAGGTATATGCGTTGGCAAGGTACATCAACCGCAATGGTGAGATCATTCCCCAGAACATCATTGACAAGGCCCCTTCTGCAGAATTACGTCCTAATCAAAAGGATAGTGATAGCCTGCCGGATTATGCGGTGCTGGACAAAATACTTTACCAATATATAGAACGCAGACAAGGCCCCAAAGAGATTATCGCTCAGGGATTTGATGCTGCGCTGGTAGCCCGTACGCTCAAAATGGTGAATAATAATGAATATAAAAGGAATCAATTCTGCCCTATTATCAGGGTATCGTCGAAGGCATTTGGTGTAGGTAGAAGGGTTCCAATTGTAGGAAAATACTTAAGTTAA
- a CDS encoding DUF5777 family beta-barrel protein, protein MKQIYLLLLGCGCSLSAFAQDDLANMFQDSIRKHEPVIATFKSTRIIQGNSIETLKKHELDFRVDHRFGDIGGEFGGGKTAFGLDNSSDIRIAFEYGVSDRLMLGLSRSKGSGGLTQLYEALAKYQLITQTTDDHIPITVTLFGNTVASGATSSTVKSDAAYFDKFSDRVSYTGQVIIGRKFNRSLSLALLPTLVHRNRVTYMDENDVFAIGGGGRLKFSNRMALLVEYFYPFRSQQTKDYFKKQGRELYNPLSVGLEIETGGHVFHINFTNSTAILENQFIPETTTSWLQGQFRWGFNISRRFSL, encoded by the coding sequence ATGAAGCAAATATATCTGTTATTGCTGGGCTGTGGCTGCAGCCTGAGCGCTTTTGCGCAGGATGATCTGGCCAACATGTTTCAGGATAGTATTAGGAAGCATGAACCTGTTATTGCAACATTCAAATCGACCCGTATCATTCAGGGCAATTCAATAGAAACTCTTAAAAAGCATGAACTGGATTTTCGTGTAGATCACCGCTTTGGTGATATCGGCGGTGAATTCGGTGGTGGTAAAACAGCGTTTGGGTTAGACAACTCTTCCGATATCCGTATCGCATTTGAATATGGGGTAAGCGATCGCCTGATGCTGGGTTTATCCCGCTCAAAAGGGTCTGGCGGTCTTACCCAGCTATATGAAGCCCTGGCCAAGTACCAGCTGATCACACAGACAACTGATGATCATATACCCATTACTGTTACACTCTTTGGCAATACCGTAGCCAGCGGTGCAACATCCAGCACCGTAAAATCTGATGCTGCCTATTTTGATAAATTCAGTGATCGCGTATCTTATACCGGACAGGTGATCATTGGCCGGAAATTCAATCGCAGCCTGTCATTGGCACTCTTACCTACATTGGTTCACCGCAACCGGGTAACGTATATGGACGAAAATGACGTCTTCGCAATTGGCGGCGGCGGCCGTTTGAAATTCAGCAACCGCATGGCATTACTGGTGGAATACTTCTACCCCTTCCGCAGTCAGCAAACGAAAGATTATTTCAAGAAACAAGGTCGTGAATTGTACAACCCACTGTCAGTAGGATTGGAGATCGAGACCGGTGGACACGTATTCCATATCAACTTTACCAACTCAACTGCTATACTGGAAAATCAGTTCATTCCTGAAACCACCACTTCCTGGTTACAAGGTCAGTTTAGATGGGGATTCAATATCTCCAGGAGATTTTCATTGTAG
- a CDS encoding porin family protein, whose translation MRKAFLVILLLNIALISNAQRGYYVKEHRVRLGFRLDPTVSLLVPQESGVDRNAGRFGISFGVMADFLLDEEGHYAFATGLQITTAGSKLKYDAGKGLDEYKANPAEYNIKATYVEVPLALKLKAETAPGVNIFGQFGTYLGFPVRGRADVVSLTQTYNKVNVLRDSQPVNIGLLIGAGVEYPLGESLTGVVGLDYRNGFIDVTRNAKWNDGKVNMNSIALKLGLFF comes from the coding sequence ATGAGAAAGGCATTTTTGGTGATCCTGCTTTTAAATATTGCATTGATAAGCAACGCACAACGTGGTTATTATGTAAAGGAGCACCGGGTAAGGCTGGGTTTTCGGCTGGATCCAACAGTATCATTGCTGGTACCACAGGAATCCGGAGTAGATAGAAATGCAGGTAGATTCGGGATCAGTTTTGGGGTAATGGCCGATTTTCTGCTGGATGAAGAAGGGCATTATGCCTTTGCTACCGGGTTACAAATCACCACTGCAGGTAGCAAACTGAAATACGATGCAGGGAAAGGCCTGGACGAATACAAGGCAAATCCGGCTGAATATAATATCAAGGCGACTTATGTAGAAGTGCCTTTGGCATTGAAACTCAAGGCAGAAACGGCGCCAGGAGTAAATATCTTTGGTCAGTTCGGTACTTATTTGGGTTTCCCGGTAAGAGGTCGTGCCGATGTTGTAAGCCTGACACAGACTTATAACAAGGTGAATGTACTGAGAGATTCACAGCCTGTGAATATTGGTTTACTAATAGGGGCAGGTGTAGAATATCCATTGGGAGAGAGTTTGACAGGTGTGGTGGGACTAGATTACAGGAATGGCTTTATAGATGTGACAAGGAACGCAAAGTGGAATGATGGAAAGGTAAATATGAATAGTATTGCCCTGAAATTGGGTCTTTTCTTTTAA
- a CDS encoding DUF4157 domain-containing protein — protein sequence MEKLVCHIKERSFIAHLAARRMKSTSIAMVIGKTIHLHGVTRKEFLRQPWWVRHEVCHIMQYQELGLIPFLWRYLWECKKVGYYANRFEVAARAAENNTSITSRVVFS from the coding sequence ATGGAAAAACTTGTCTGCCATATCAAAGAGAGGTCATTCATAGCCCATCTGGCTGCCCGCCGGATGAAAAGCACATCCATTGCCATGGTAATTGGAAAAACCATTCATCTCCATGGCGTAACCCGTAAGGAATTTTTGCGCCAGCCATGGTGGGTGCGCCACGAAGTGTGTCATATTATGCAATACCAGGAGCTGGGCCTGATCCCCTTTCTCTGGCGTTACCTCTGGGAATGTAAAAAAGTAGGGTACTACGCAAACCGTTTTGAGGTAGCAGCCCGGGCCGCGGAGAACAATACAAGTATTACGAGCAGGGTGGTATTTAGTTAA
- a CDS encoding UDP-N-acetylmuramoyl-tripeptide--D-alanyl-D-alanine ligase — protein MNIAQLYEVYRNHPSIQTDTRQLKQGDIFFALKGPNFNGNAYAAAALEAGAVLAVIDEAEYNTQPERMMLTTDVLSTLQQLALHHRKQLKIPFLAITGTNGKTTTKELVSTVLAAEFKTTATIGNLNNHIGVPLTILRIPADAEIAVIEMGANHEHEIEAYCKIALPTHGIITNIGKAHLEGFGSPEGVRRAKGELYDFLRANEGTVFLCNEYPYLLEMSKGIPQVITYGQKDATYTGDPIADTALLSVKVTSNEATGLIPTQLVGAYNFPNVMAAVAVGLYFNIPGETIREAIAGYVPSNNRSQVIKQGTNTVIMDAYNANPSSMKAAIENFAGIEAAQKVLLLGGMMELGPDSVDEHQALVDLLQRTHWHAVVLVGGDFSKVKHPYIYMETAAAAAEWLRHQEFTDTYILIKGSRSMGMEKVIQ, from the coding sequence ATGAACATAGCGCAGTTATACGAAGTTTATCGCAATCATCCATCTATACAGACTGATACACGCCAGCTTAAGCAAGGCGACATTTTCTTTGCACTGAAAGGCCCCAATTTTAACGGGAACGCCTATGCAGCTGCCGCCCTGGAAGCAGGTGCTGTACTGGCAGTGATAGATGAAGCTGAATATAATACTCAGCCTGAAAGAATGATGTTGACGACAGATGTGCTGTCTACCCTGCAGCAGCTGGCCTTACATCACCGCAAGCAATTGAAAATTCCTTTCCTTGCTATTACTGGTACGAATGGCAAAACGACTACCAAGGAACTGGTAAGCACGGTGCTGGCAGCAGAGTTCAAAACAACCGCCACTATTGGCAATCTCAATAATCATATTGGCGTGCCACTAACCATTCTGCGTATACCTGCAGATGCTGAGATTGCAGTGATTGAAATGGGAGCGAATCATGAACATGAAATAGAAGCTTATTGCAAAATTGCACTGCCTACCCATGGTATCATTACTAATATTGGTAAGGCACACCTGGAGGGTTTTGGTAGTCCTGAAGGCGTGCGTCGTGCCAAGGGTGAGTTGTACGATTTTCTGAGAGCCAATGAGGGTACTGTATTTTTATGTAATGAGTATCCGTATTTGCTTGAAATGAGTAAGGGTATACCACAGGTGATCACTTACGGCCAGAAAGATGCCACATATACAGGTGATCCGATTGCTGATACTGCATTACTGAGTGTGAAAGTAACGAGTAATGAAGCGACCGGATTGATTCCTACACAACTGGTAGGTGCTTATAATTTTCCGAATGTAATGGCAGCAGTCGCTGTAGGTTTATACTTCAACATTCCGGGTGAAACGATTCGTGAAGCGATTGCGGGTTATGTACCTTCCAACAATCGTTCGCAGGTGATCAAACAAGGTACGAATACTGTGATCATGGATGCTTACAATGCAAACCCATCCAGTATGAAAGCGGCAATTGAAAACTTTGCTGGGATTGAAGCTGCACAGAAAGTACTGTTGCTAGGTGGTATGATGGAATTAGGTCCTGATAGTGTAGATGAGCACCAGGCCCTGGTCGATTTATTACAGCGCACTCATTGGCATGCCGTTGTATTGGTAGGTGGTGATTTCAGTAAGGTAAAGCATCCCTACATATATATGGAAACTGCGGCAGCAGCAGCTGAATGGCTGAGGCACCAGGAGTTTACGGATACGTATATATTGATTAAGGGATCGAGAAGTATGGGCATGGAGAAGGTCATTCAGTAA
- the mce gene encoding methylmalonyl-CoA epimerase, whose translation MLKVEHIGIAVQSLQKSIPLFEALLNTSCYKQEQVDSEAVRTAFFRKGETKVELLEPTNPESVIARFLEKKGEGMHHIAFDVADIHTEMARLAAAGFTLLNPEPKKGADNKLVCFLHPKDTSGVLIELCQEIF comes from the coding sequence ATGCTAAAAGTAGAACATATAGGTATTGCTGTACAGTCATTACAGAAATCCATTCCCCTCTTTGAGGCACTGCTCAACACTTCCTGCTATAAACAGGAGCAGGTAGACAGCGAAGCAGTCCGGACCGCTTTCTTCAGGAAAGGTGAAACAAAAGTGGAATTATTGGAACCAACAAACCCCGAAAGTGTGATTGCGCGTTTTTTGGAAAAGAAGGGAGAGGGTATGCACCACATCGCATTCGATGTAGCTGATATTCATACGGAAATGGCTCGCCTCGCTGCCGCAGGCTTTACTCTGCTAAATCCCGAACCAAAGAAGGGGGCCGACAATAAATTAGTATGCTTTTTACATCCTAAAGATACCAGTGGCGTGCTTATAGAACTCTGCCAGGAAATTTTTTAA
- a CDS encoding YceI family protein: MKNCIVLLTTMLLLQLRTLAQDIYSCKNTSLSFFSATPMEDIDAVTNKAVSAINGKTGAVYFKVTINTFKFKKSLMEEHFNENYLESDKYPTAEFKGKILEVPDLHKDGTYPVIVEGTMNMHGVDKVYHEKGTITVKDGKPSLDAKFNVKLVDHKIKVPTLVVKNIAEVIEVTVKGAYLPAS, encoded by the coding sequence ATGAAAAATTGCATTGTGCTGTTGACAACCATGCTCTTGTTACAGCTGCGCACCCTTGCACAGGACATCTATTCCTGCAAAAACACAAGCCTGTCTTTCTTCTCAGCTACGCCCATGGAAGACATTGATGCTGTAACCAATAAAGCCGTATCCGCCATCAATGGAAAAACAGGTGCCGTATACTTTAAAGTAACCATCAACACTTTTAAATTCAAAAAGTCACTGATGGAAGAACACTTCAATGAAAACTACCTGGAAAGCGACAAATATCCTACTGCAGAATTTAAAGGGAAAATCCTGGAAGTGCCCGACCTGCATAAGGATGGCACCTATCCTGTAATAGTAGAAGGCACAATGAATATGCACGGTGTAGATAAAGTGTATCACGAAAAAGGAACCATCACCGTCAAAGACGGTAAACCAAGCCTCGATGCCAAATTCAATGTGAAATTGGTAGATCACAAAATCAAAGTACCAACGCTCGTAGTGAAAAACATTGCAGAGGTAATAGAAGTCACCGTAAAAGGGGCCTATTTACCAGCATCCTGA
- a CDS encoding c-type cytochrome: MSRSLLLLLLAFSHCKSSVVHPPALPIPDPDNGGLLLPDSFAAVTVTQGIGPARHLAVNGNGDIYVKLAYNEQLEGRGGTVVLRDKNGDGKADVVAYFGDYEDEGGLPAGMNIYKGYLYFSTVKYVLRTKLSPGQLIPDAPTDTIITDTDTALFKHWHSAKPLAFDHDGHIYVPFGAPTDAAQDINTAGPAGMPGGKGLDPAPDLQKHGGIWQFDADKKGQTQDDGELYATGIRSALGLAWSPLDHTLYVAMNGMDNFHNRYPNLFSAWQAAVLPSEPLLKVTPHSNFGWPYAYYDHMQGKNILSPAYGGDGKITARADSFDVPLMGFPGHWAPMDLLFYEGNQFPERYKNGCFVAFHGSTDRAPYPQAGYIVCFVPFEKGKPTGKWEVFADGFTGTDTVFNTSDARYRPMGLATGPDGSLYIAESNKGRIWRVMYIGDKQTFNTGQLTAMEARKSRTYIKTPDPLLDMVGKASEMHGWMLYNSYCATCHQRDGKGDNNRYPALAGSPYLAGTREQLISIVLNGLKGKIVVNGKTFDGVMPAHGAFLDDQAVASIVAYIKDRFNHEETTVTAEMVKQLRGK, translated from the coding sequence ATGTCTCGTTCCCTTCTCCTGCTATTGCTGGCATTTTCCCATTGTAAATCTTCTGTTGTACATCCTCCTGCTTTACCCATACCCGATCCTGATAACGGAGGTCTGCTCTTACCAGATAGTTTTGCTGCAGTAACAGTGACGCAAGGTATAGGACCGGCTCGTCACCTGGCAGTAAATGGAAATGGGGATATCTATGTGAAACTAGCCTACAATGAACAACTGGAAGGGCGTGGAGGCACGGTAGTCCTTAGGGATAAAAACGGAGATGGCAAAGCAGATGTCGTGGCTTATTTTGGTGACTACGAGGATGAAGGAGGGTTACCCGCAGGCATGAATATCTACAAAGGGTATCTGTATTTCTCGACCGTTAAATATGTATTACGTACTAAACTTAGCCCTGGTCAGTTAATACCAGATGCCCCAACAGATACCATCATCACCGATACAGATACTGCCCTCTTTAAACACTGGCATAGCGCAAAACCTTTGGCCTTCGATCATGATGGCCATATTTATGTTCCATTTGGTGCACCTACAGATGCTGCACAGGATATAAACACTGCAGGTCCTGCCGGAATGCCCGGTGGCAAAGGCCTTGATCCCGCACCTGACCTACAGAAACATGGCGGTATCTGGCAATTTGATGCCGACAAAAAAGGGCAGACACAGGATGATGGCGAATTGTATGCTACAGGCATTCGTAGTGCCCTGGGCCTGGCCTGGAGTCCGCTGGACCATACATTATATGTTGCCATGAATGGTATGGATAACTTCCATAACCGCTACCCGAATCTATTCTCCGCCTGGCAGGCAGCAGTACTACCTTCTGAACCATTGCTGAAAGTAACACCACATTCCAATTTTGGTTGGCCCTATGCTTATTATGATCATATGCAGGGCAAAAACATCCTGTCGCCCGCTTATGGTGGCGATGGAAAGATCACGGCCAGAGCTGATAGTTTTGATGTACCCCTCATGGGCTTTCCCGGCCACTGGGCACCAATGGATCTCTTATTCTACGAAGGCAATCAGTTTCCTGAAAGATATAAGAATGGCTGCTTCGTGGCTTTTCACGGCTCTACAGACAGAGCGCCTTATCCACAGGCTGGTTACATCGTATGTTTTGTTCCTTTTGAAAAAGGCAAGCCCACTGGTAAGTGGGAAGTATTCGCAGATGGCTTCACCGGCACAGATACCGTATTCAATACCAGCGATGCCCGCTATCGCCCCATGGGCCTGGCTACTGGCCCGGATGGCTCCCTGTACATAGCAGAATCTAACAAAGGAAGAATATGGAGAGTGATGTATATAGGCGATAAACAAACCTTCAATACGGGGCAACTCACGGCGATGGAAGCACGAAAATCACGTACTTATATCAAGACACCAGATCCCCTACTGGATATGGTAGGCAAAGCCAGTGAAATGCATGGCTGGATGCTATACAATTCTTATTGCGCTACCTGTCACCAACGGGATGGAAAAGGAGATAATAACCGCTACCCAGCATTAGCAGGCTCTCCTTATCTTGCAGGTACCAGGGAACAATTGATCAGCATCGTACTGAATGGATTAAAAGGAAAGATTGTTGTGAATGGAAAAACCTTCGATGGTGTGATGCCGGCACATGGTGCATTCCTGGATGATCAGGCAGTAGCATCTATAGTGGCATATATCAAGGATAGGTTCAATCATGAAGAAACAACCGTCACTGCCGAAATGGTAAAACAGCTAAGAGGTAAATAA
- the apaG gene encoding Co2+/Mg2+ efflux protein ApaG: MVKKVTDGITISVETFYQPDYSNPIGSEFMFAYRITIENNNTFPIKLLRRHWYIIDSNGTHREVEGEGVVGVQPLLAPTESYQYVSGSNLRTEIGKMYGTYQMENQLNKKLFEVKIPEFQMIVPFKLN, translated from the coding sequence ATGGTAAAAAAAGTAACAGACGGAATCACCATCAGCGTGGAAACATTTTATCAACCGGATTATTCTAATCCGATTGGTAGTGAATTTATGTTCGCCTACCGTATTACTATCGAAAACAATAATACCTTTCCCATAAAGTTATTGCGCCGTCACTGGTACATCATTGACTCTAACGGTACACACCGTGAAGTAGAAGGAGAAGGCGTAGTTGGTGTACAACCACTACTGGCCCCCACCGAAAGCTATCAGTACGTATCAGGTTCCAACCTGCGTACAGAGATCGGAAAAATGTATGGTACCTACCAGATGGAAAATCAACTTAACAAAAAACTGTTCGAGGTTAAAATCCCGGAGTTTCAAATGATTGTGCCCTTTAAGCTAAATTGA
- the gldB gene encoding gliding motility lipoprotein GldB, whose product MQNKTNKLTGICQQIWLYIFLLSCLTACTHKNVPDVSKIAISVHIDRFDRALDKLDTANIIPALQKLDQQYPSFLPSFIEHIMNFGPYSDTGNLVLLQTKMLVGNKDFRLLQDSINVHFKDVKNIEEELAQSFKFIKYYFPKFQPPTKVVTFSSMISNYGAVTVDSTLGIGLDMYLGADFPIYAMLPDYPGYMVRKFSPEYLVPNCIQVLAQELYPGGQPGDKLVIQLVDAGKHQYFMEQVMPYTDDSLRLGYTGEQVKWCFENEQMIWQYFVQQDLLYKSDWQNNMHFMNDGPSTQGMPEGSPGRIGSFVGWRIVQAYMKSHPEVTLQQLMDNKDAMTIFQQSKYRPK is encoded by the coding sequence ATGCAAAATAAGACTAATAAATTAACCGGTATTTGTCAGCAGATATGGCTCTATATATTCTTATTGTCCTGCCTGACCGCATGTACACATAAAAACGTACCAGATGTAAGTAAAATTGCTATCAGTGTACATATTGACCGTTTTGATCGGGCGCTGGACAAGTTGGATACAGCCAACATCATCCCTGCTTTACAAAAACTGGATCAGCAATATCCTAGTTTCCTGCCTAGTTTTATTGAGCATATTATGAATTTCGGACCTTATTCAGATACAGGTAACCTGGTGTTGCTGCAGACTAAAATGCTTGTTGGAAATAAGGATTTTCGTCTTTTGCAGGATTCTATCAATGTCCATTTTAAGGATGTAAAAAATATTGAAGAGGAACTGGCGCAAAGCTTTAAGTTCATTAAATACTATTTCCCAAAATTCCAGCCACCTACCAAAGTTGTAACTTTTAGTTCTATGATCAGCAATTATGGCGCTGTGACTGTAGATTCTACTTTAGGTATCGGGTTGGATATGTACCTGGGAGCGGATTTCCCGATTTACGCGATGTTGCCGGATTATCCTGGGTATATGGTAAGAAAGTTTTCTCCTGAATACCTGGTACCTAACTGTATACAGGTGCTGGCACAGGAATTATATCCTGGTGGTCAGCCTGGCGATAAGCTGGTGATTCAATTGGTGGATGCTGGCAAGCACCAGTATTTTATGGAACAGGTGATGCCTTATACCGATGACAGTCTGAGACTTGGTTATACCGGTGAGCAGGTGAAATGGTGTTTTGAGAATGAGCAAATGATCTGGCAGTATTTTGTACAGCAGGATCTGTTGTATAAATCTGATTGGCAAAACAATATGCACTTTATGAATGACGGGCCATCTACCCAGGGCATGCCGGAGGGTTCACCGGGAAGAATTGGTTCTTTTGTGGGTTGGAGAATTGTGCAGGCTTACATGAAATCACATCCGGAAGTGACTTTGCAACAACTGATGGATAACAAAGATGCGATGACCATTTTCCAGCAATCCAAATACAGACCGAAATAA